A single genomic interval of Lepidochelys kempii isolate rLepKem1 chromosome 13, rLepKem1.hap2, whole genome shotgun sequence harbors:
- the LOC140897230 gene encoding ribonuclease-like gives MEEAEPRPTLSPSISPLPPLQVDPVTDTAMALKGPCPALLLPLALLVTCLALSSGQYWNPLNDIFQREHVNNPKNKAINNKVYCNMMMWDRGIFWKYTNTFIHESLKKINAICNVDGIPVGGFKRKSKNSFSITTCTFNPWTFSFNGLSGKKKIVLSCLNGLPVRFVRHI, from the coding sequence ATGGAGGAGGCAGAACCCCGCCCCACGCTGTCTCCATCcatctcccccctacccccactgcAGGTCGATCCAGTGACAGACACAGCTATGGCTCTGAAGGGACCCTGCCCGGCGCTCCTGCTGCCCCTCGCCCTGCTGGTCACCTGCCTGGCCCTGTCTAGCGGGCAGTATTGGAATCCGCTGAATGACATATTCCAGAGAGAGCACGTGAACAACCCCAAGAACAAAGCCATCAACAACAAAGTCTACTGCAACATGATGATGTGGGACCGGGGCATATTCTGGAAGTATACCAACACCTTCATCCATGAGTCCCTCAAGAAAATCAATGCCATTTGCAATGTGGATGGCATACCCGTTGGGGGCTTCAAACGTAAGAGTAAGAACTCCTTCTCAATCACCACCTGCACATTTAACCCCTGGACCTTCTCTTTCAACGGACTCAGTGGCAAAAAGAAAATTGTCCTCTCCTGCTTGAATGGGCTCCCTGTGAGATTTGTGAGGCACATTTAG